The following are encoded together in the Thiobacillus sp. SCUT-2 genome:
- a CDS encoding LysR family transcriptional regulator, whose protein sequence is MSEHDMAVLERIHLEIVHAVAQHGSLTAAAEKLHLTQSALSHAVRKLEDQLGLAIWHREGRSLRPTQAGAYLLSIANRLLPQFDHAEEYLDQFARGERGTLRIGMECHPCYQWLLKIVSPYLAAWPAVDVDVKQKFQFGGIGALFGYEIDLLVTPDPLYKPGLTFESVFDYEQVLVVGPGHPLRQAAYVHPRQLSDETLITYPVETDRLDIYTRFLTPAGVSPRRHKAIETTDIMLQMVASGRGVAALPRWLVEEQADKFDVAPVKLGRQGVAKQIFLGFRGADAEIDYLRAFVKLARNHRDNKE, encoded by the coding sequence ATGAGTGAACACGACATGGCCGTTCTCGAACGCATCCATCTCGAAATCGTCCATGCCGTCGCCCAGCACGGCTCTCTGACCGCCGCCGCGGAAAAGCTCCATCTCACCCAGTCCGCCCTGAGCCACGCGGTGCGCAAGCTGGAGGACCAGCTTGGACTGGCCATCTGGCACCGCGAGGGCCGCAGCCTGCGCCCCACCCAGGCCGGCGCCTATCTTCTGTCCATCGCCAATCGCCTGCTGCCGCAATTCGACCATGCCGAGGAATACCTCGACCAGTTCGCCCGGGGCGAGCGCGGCACCCTGCGGATCGGCATGGAATGCCACCCCTGCTACCAGTGGCTCCTGAAAATCGTGTCGCCCTATCTGGCCGCATGGCCGGCGGTAGACGTGGACGTGAAGCAGAAATTCCAGTTCGGCGGCATCGGCGCGCTGTTCGGCTACGAGATCGACCTGCTGGTGACGCCCGACCCGCTCTACAAGCCCGGCCTCACCTTCGAGTCCGTGTTCGACTATGAGCAGGTGCTGGTGGTCGGCCCGGGACATCCCCTTCGCCAGGCCGCCTACGTTCATCCCAGGCAGCTTTCCGACGAAACACTGATCACCTATCCGGTGGAAACCGACCGGCTCGACATCTACACTCGCTTCCTGACCCCGGCCGGCGTCAGCCCCCGGCGCCACAAGGCTATCGAGACCACCGACATCATGCTGCAGATGGTGGCCAGCGGGCGCGGCGTGGCCGCGCTGCCGCGCTGGCTGGTAGAGGAACAGGCCGACAAATTCGACGTCGCCCCGGTCAAGCTCGGCCGCCAGGGCGTGGCCAAGCAGATCTTCCTGGGCTTCCGCGGCGCGGACGCGGAAATCGACTACCTACGCGCGTTCGTGAAGTTGGCGCGTAACCATCGCGACAACAAGGAATGA
- the metE gene encoding 5-methyltetrahydropteroyltriglutamate--homocysteine S-methyltransferase: MVFTHNLGFPRIGAKRELKFALESYWKDQSSRDELKALGADLRRRHWQDQSALDLAPVGDFTFYDQVLDMSFTLGNLPERVQGFHGDALDNTFRVARGRSAHTAETHCCGGACGEVAAGEMTKWFDTNYHYIVPEFIAATQFKLDASRLLEQLAEAKAQGVKAKPVIIGPVTYLALGKAKDGSDKLALLERLLPVYTELLEALADAGAEWVQVDEPILVTELDAGWQHAFNLAYHALKASRVKLLLTAYFGPLLENQYLAANLPVAGLHVDAIGGRDDIQPLLGLLPAHKVLSLGVINGRNIWKTDLNAVLDWLDPIAKRLGDRLWIAPSCSLLHVPVDLDSEQKLDGEIKSWLAFAKQKLEELRVLGVALNQGRDGVEAELDANRAACDARRNSPRVNDPAVKAALAGITSQLGQRQSPYAVRSAKQAALLKLPKFPTTTIGSFPQTAKIRQARSRFKAGEIGEAAYQAAMKAEITHSVREQEALGLDVLVHGEAERNDMVEYFGEQLDGYAFSQFGWVQSYGSRCVKPPILFGDISRPKAMTVDWIRYAQSLTGRPMKGMLTGPVTLLNWSFVRDDQPRSVSCKQLALAIRQEVLDLETAGVRVIQIDEAALREGLPLRRAQWKTYLDWAVESFRITANGVADETQIHTHMCYSEFNDILSAIATMDADVITIETSRSDMELLDAFRNFEYPNQIGPGVYDIHSPNIPTEQYMLELMKKAAERIPAERLWVNPDCGLKTRQWNEVIPALTNMVSAARTLRTSVA; the protein is encoded by the coding sequence ATGGTTTTCACCCACAACCTCGGCTTTCCCCGCATCGGCGCCAAGCGCGAACTGAAATTCGCGCTGGAGTCCTACTGGAAGGATCAATCCTCCCGCGACGAGCTAAAGGCGCTCGGCGCTGATCTGCGCCGCCGCCATTGGCAGGACCAGTCGGCCCTCGACCTCGCGCCGGTCGGTGACTTCACCTTCTATGACCAAGTGCTGGACATGAGCTTCACCCTGGGCAACCTGCCCGAGCGGGTGCAGGGATTTCATGGCGACGCGTTGGACAACACCTTCCGCGTGGCGCGCGGCCGCTCGGCCCACACCGCCGAGACGCACTGCTGCGGCGGCGCGTGTGGTGAAGTGGCTGCCGGCGAGATGACCAAATGGTTCGATACCAACTACCACTACATCGTCCCCGAATTCATCGCCGCCACCCAGTTCAAGCTGGATGCCTCCCGCCTGCTCGAGCAACTGGCCGAGGCCAAGGCCCAAGGCGTCAAGGCGAAGCCGGTGATCATCGGCCCCGTGACCTATCTCGCCCTCGGCAAGGCCAAGGACGGTTCCGACAAGCTGGCCCTGCTGGAGCGCCTGCTGCCCGTCTACACCGAACTGCTCGAGGCACTGGCCGATGCGGGGGCGGAGTGGGTGCAGGTCGACGAACCGATCCTCGTCACCGAGCTGGACGCCGGCTGGCAACATGCCTTCAATCTCGCGTACCACGCGCTCAAGGCGAGCCGGGTCAAGTTGCTGCTGACCGCCTACTTCGGGCCGCTGCTGGAAAACCAGTACCTCGCTGCCAATCTGCCCGTGGCCGGCCTGCACGTCGATGCGATCGGCGGCCGCGACGACATCCAGCCGCTCCTGGGCCTGTTGCCCGCGCACAAGGTACTTTCGCTGGGCGTCATCAACGGACGCAATATCTGGAAGACCGACCTCAACGCCGTGCTCGACTGGCTTGACCCCATCGCCAAGCGCCTGGGCGACCGCCTGTGGATTGCCCCCTCCTGCTCGCTGCTGCACGTACCGGTGGACCTGGACAGCGAACAGAAGCTGGACGGCGAGATCAAGTCATGGCTGGCCTTCGCCAAGCAGAAGCTGGAAGAGCTGCGCGTGCTTGGCGTGGCGCTCAACCAGGGCCGCGACGGGGTAGAGGCCGAACTCGACGCCAACCGTGCCGCCTGTGATGCCCGCCGCAACTCGCCGCGCGTCAACGACCCGGCGGTCAAGGCGGCCCTGGCCGGAATCACGTCCCAGCTCGGCCAGCGCCAGAGCCCTTACGCCGTCCGTTCCGCCAAGCAGGCGGCCCTGCTCAAGCTGCCCAAGTTTCCTACCACCACCATTGGCTCCTTTCCTCAAACCGCCAAAATCCGCCAGGCGCGCAGCAGGTTCAAGGCGGGCGAGATCGGTGAGGCAGCCTACCAGGCCGCCATGAAGGCCGAAATCACTCACAGCGTTCGCGAGCAGGAAGCGCTGGGTCTGGACGTATTGGTACATGGCGAGGCCGAACGAAACGACATGGTCGAATATTTCGGCGAGCAGCTCGACGGCTACGCCTTCAGCCAATTCGGCTGGGTGCAGTCCTACGGCTCGCGCTGCGTCAAGCCGCCCATCCTGTTCGGCGATATCAGCCGTCCAAAAGCCATGACGGTGGACTGGATCAGATACGCCCAATCCCTGACCGGGAGGCCGATGAAGGGCATGCTGACCGGCCCGGTGACCCTCCTCAACTGGTCATTCGTGCGGGACGACCAGCCCCGCTCCGTGTCCTGCAAGCAGCTTGCCTTGGCTATCCGACAGGAGGTGCTGGACCTGGAAACAGCCGGCGTCCGGGTGATCCAGATCGATGAGGCCGCCCTGCGCGAGGGCCTGCCGCTGCGCCGCGCGCAATGGAAGACCTATCTCGACTGGGCCGTGGAATCCTTTCGCATCACCGCCAACGGCGTGGCTGACGAAACCCAGATCCACACCCATATGTGCTACTCGGAGTTCAACGACATCCTCTCGGCCATCGCCACGATGGATGCGGATGTCATTACCATCGAGACCTCCCGCTCCGACATGGAACTGTTGGATGCCTTCAGGAACTTCGAATATCCGAACCAGATCGGCCCCGGCGTCTACGACATCCATTCGCCCAACATTCCGACCGAGCAATACATGCTGGAGCTGATGAAGAAGGCCGCCGAGCGCATCCCCGCCGAGCGCCTGTGGGTCAACCCGGACTGCGGCCTGAAAACCCGCCAGTGGAACGAGGTGATCCCGGCCCTGACCAATATGGTGTCGGCGGCCAGGACCCTGCGCACCAGCGTCGCCTGA
- a CDS encoding dihydroneopterin aldolase has product MEIFNRRIRIRAFCMPISLGFYEAEKKSPQRVLIDVELRLAPLQHDIPDDVRATVDYDLMHRTIPKLVAGRHFNLQETLCHEILSVCIKLDGVIGARVWVRKPDICADCKSAGYEAEVSVNI; this is encoded by the coding sequence TTGGAGATTTTCAATCGTCGCATCCGCATCCGCGCGTTCTGTATGCCCATATCCCTCGGCTTCTACGAGGCCGAGAAAAAGAGCCCACAACGTGTCCTGATCGACGTCGAATTGCGTCTGGCACCGCTGCAGCATGACATCCCCGATGATGTGCGTGCCACTGTTGATTACGACCTGATGCACAGGACGATTCCGAAACTGGTAGCCGGTCGTCATTTCAACCTGCAGGAAACCTTGTGCCACGAAATATTGTCCGTGTGCATCAAGCTGGATGGCGTGATCGGCGCTCGTGTGTGGGTGCGCAAGCCCGATATTTGCGCGGACTGCAAGAGCGCGGGCTACGAGGCCGAAGTCAGCGTGAACATCTGA
- the ggt gene encoding gamma-glutamyltransferase — MSFRTLCTRWIALCLLSGSVLAASPDGVVAVSHPAAAAAGARILAAGGNAVDAAAAVQFALNVVEPQSSGIGGGGFMMVYLAKTKQTFIVDSRERAPAAARPDQFAPDGLPMPFALASTSGLAVGVPGTLRGIDTALTRWGTMTLADTLAPAIDLAAHGFRVNRFLAADIADDDGRTARYPETAATFRPGGVPLAEGDWLVQPDLAKTLRLIAAKGPDAFYRGPLARAIVAAQQRARSELGAAGRGRMTLADLARYTVAIREPLVGHYRGWTLATMPPPSSGGLTLLEMLGLLERFPLGDAAQGYGFGSPKTLHVMIEAMRLAFADRAVWIGDDDAAPVPRRGLLHPEYLARRAALIRTDHRMDTPEAGDPTPWDATAAPPRTTRARAESPHTTHFAIVDRWGNMVSYTTTIEYTWGTGITVPGYGFLLNNELTDFNFLPSADAAAGNPGANDVAPGKRPRSSMAPTMLFKNGLPVAAYGSPGGATIINSVLNVTLDLVDHGMTMQQAIEAPRLSVTDASGRISCEGGPPFMQPRFTIAAQDALRGLGHAGLGEAGTDGCRATIGSVQAVFVDAVNGAHRGAADGRREGTVVRVRRGGPGL; from the coding sequence ATGTCCTTCCGCACGCTCTGCACGCGCTGGATCGCGCTGTGCCTCCTGTCCGGTTCCGTGCTCGCCGCCTCGCCCGACGGCGTCGTCGCGGTGTCGCATCCCGCCGCCGCCGCGGCCGGCGCGCGCATCCTCGCCGCCGGCGGCAACGCCGTCGACGCCGCGGCGGCCGTGCAGTTCGCGCTCAACGTGGTCGAGCCGCAATCGTCCGGCATCGGCGGCGGCGGCTTCATGATGGTCTACCTCGCGAAAACGAAGCAGACCTTCATCGTCGACTCGCGCGAGCGCGCCCCGGCTGCGGCCCGACCCGACCAGTTCGCCCCCGACGGCCTGCCGATGCCCTTCGCGCTCGCTTCCACCAGCGGTCTTGCGGTCGGCGTGCCGGGCACGCTGCGCGGCATCGATACCGCGCTCACGCGCTGGGGCACGATGACACTCGCCGACACGCTGGCGCCCGCGATCGACCTCGCCGCGCACGGCTTCCGCGTCAACCGCTTCCTCGCCGCCGACATCGCCGACGACGACGGCCGCACCGCGCGCTACCCCGAGACCGCGGCGACCTTCCGCCCCGGCGGCGTGCCGCTCGCCGAAGGCGACTGGCTGGTGCAGCCCGACCTCGCGAAGACGCTGCGGCTGATCGCGGCCAAGGGGCCCGACGCCTTCTATCGCGGGCCGCTCGCGCGCGCCATCGTCGCCGCGCAGCAGCGGGCGCGCAGCGAGCTCGGCGCGGCCGGCCGCGGCCGCATGACGCTCGCCGACCTCGCGCGCTACACGGTCGCCATTCGCGAACCGCTGGTCGGCCACTACCGCGGCTGGACGCTCGCGACCATGCCGCCGCCGTCCTCGGGCGGCCTGACGCTGCTGGAGATGCTGGGCCTGCTCGAGCGCTTTCCGCTCGGCGACGCGGCGCAGGGCTACGGCTTCGGCAGTCCGAAGACGCTGCACGTCATGATCGAGGCGATGCGCCTCGCCTTCGCCGACCGCGCCGTGTGGATCGGCGACGACGACGCCGCGCCCGTGCCGCGCCGCGGCCTGCTGCATCCCGAGTATCTGGCTCGGCGCGCCGCGCTGATCCGCACCGACCATCGCATGGACACGCCCGAAGCCGGCGATCCCACCCCATGGGACGCGACCGCGGCACCGCCGCGCACCACGCGCGCCCGCGCCGAAAGCCCGCACACGACCCACTTCGCCATCGTCGACCGCTGGGGCAACATGGTCAGCTACACGACCACCATCGAATACACCTGGGGCACGGGCATCACCGTGCCCGGCTACGGCTTCCTGCTCAACAACGAACTGACCGACTTCAACTTCCTGCCAAGCGCCGACGCCGCGGCGGGCAATCCCGGCGCCAACGACGTTGCGCCCGGCAAGCGCCCGCGCTCCAGCATGGCGCCAACCATGCTGTTCAAGAACGGCCTGCCCGTCGCCGCGTACGGCTCGCCGGGCGGCGCCACCATCATCAACTCGGTGCTGAACGTCACCCTCGACCTCGTCGACCACGGCATGACGATGCAGCAGGCCATCGAAGCCCCGCGCCTCTCGGTCACCGACGCCTCCGGCAGGATCAGCTGCGAAGGCGGCCCGCCCTTCATGCAACCGCGCTTCACGATCGCCGCACAGGACGCCCTGCGCGGCCTGGGCCACGCCGGATTGGGCGAAGCAGGAACCGACGGATGCCGCGCGACGATCGGATCGGTGCAGGCGGTGTTCGTCGATGCCGTGAACGGCGCGCACCGAGGGGCGGCCGATGGACGACGTGAAGGAACCGTGGTCAGGGTGAGGCGCGGAGGACCGGGTTTATAG
- a CDS encoding NnrS family protein produces MQPIEDLQARPPLTRWAPFGLGFRPFFLAAGVYAVLLIALWLLVLRGVLHVTELPALVWHGHEMVFGFAVSVIGGFLLTAAQNWTGIRTPSGAPLAGLFALWLAGRAAFLVPGLPPALVAAVDLAFLPVLALSLAVPIARARQLNNAPFPVLLLALTVANALVHAEALHWTGATARTGLHLAVYVIVMMIGVMGGRVIPSFTDNKLQTRARRWTSIERLAPVASLLALAAALVAPDSGVTAALAAFAAAVHGRRLAGWYTPKFWSVPLLWILHLGYAWIVVGFALLALSAAGWNAAAGSALHAFTAGAIGTLTLGMMARVSLGHTGRPLEPPPIMSAAFVAINLAALVRVALPLAFPAAYDAILDLAGLIWIAAFGLFAWVYAPMLLRPRVDGKRG; encoded by the coding sequence ATGCAGCCCATCGAAGACCTGCAAGCGCGGCCGCCGCTAACCCGCTGGGCGCCGTTCGGCCTCGGCTTCCGGCCGTTCTTCCTCGCCGCCGGCGTTTACGCCGTCCTGCTGATCGCCTTGTGGCTGCTGGTGCTGCGCGGCGTCCTCCACGTCACCGAGCTGCCGGCGCTGGTCTGGCACGGCCACGAAATGGTCTTCGGCTTCGCCGTTTCGGTGATCGGCGGGTTCCTCCTCACCGCCGCCCAGAACTGGACCGGCATCCGTACGCCCTCCGGCGCCCCGCTCGCCGGGCTCTTCGCGCTGTGGCTCGCCGGGCGCGCCGCCTTCCTCGTCCCCGGGCTGCCGCCCGCGCTGGTCGCCGCGGTCGACCTCGCCTTCCTGCCGGTGCTGGCCCTCAGCCTCGCCGTCCCCATCGCCCGGGCCAGGCAGCTCAACAACGCGCCGTTTCCCGTGCTCCTCCTCGCGCTCACCGTGGCCAACGCGCTGGTGCACGCGGAGGCCCTGCACTGGACCGGCGCAACCGCGCGCACGGGCCTCCATCTCGCGGTCTACGTCATCGTCATGATGATCGGCGTCATGGGCGGCCGCGTCATCCCCAGCTTCACCGACAACAAGCTGCAGACCCGCGCGCGGCGCTGGACGAGCATCGAGCGCCTGGCCCCGGTCGCGAGCCTGCTGGCGCTGGCTGCGGCCCTCGTCGCGCCGGATTCCGGCGTCACCGCCGCGCTCGCCGCATTCGCCGCGGCCGTCCATGGGCGCCGCCTTGCGGGCTGGTACACGCCGAAGTTCTGGTCGGTCCCGCTGCTGTGGATCCTGCATCTGGGCTACGCCTGGATCGTCGTCGGCTTCGCCCTGCTCGCCCTGTCGGCGGCCGGCTGGAACGCCGCCGCCGGAAGCGCCCTGCACGCCTTCACCGCGGGCGCCATCGGCACCCTCACGCTGGGCATGATGGCGCGGGTGTCGCTCGGGCACACCGGACGCCCGCTGGAGCCGCCTCCGATCATGAGCGCGGCCTTCGTCGCGATCAACCTCGCGGCGCTCGTCCGCGTCGCCCTGCCGCTGGCGTTTCCGGCCGCCTACGACGCGATCCTCGACCTCGCCGGCCTGATCTGGATCGCCGCCTTCGGTCTGTTCGCATGGGTCTACGCGCCCATGCTGCTGCGCCCCCGCGTCGACGGCAAGCGCGGCTGA
- a CDS encoding TusE/DsrC/DsvC family sulfur relay protein, whose product MAIEMPERDAEGYLIEPGDWNEDVAQVLAESENIQLTDDHWDAIRFMREFYEEHQIAADARYVIKHLAERVGRDAQKKLFELFPYGYVKQACKIAGMKRPRAWSTG is encoded by the coding sequence ATGGCAATCGAGATGCCCGAGCGCGATGCCGAAGGCTATCTGATCGAACCCGGCGACTGGAACGAGGACGTGGCCCAGGTGCTGGCAGAAAGCGAAAACATCCAGCTGACCGACGATCACTGGGACGCGATCCGCTTCATGCGCGAATTCTACGAGGAGCACCAGATCGCCGCGGATGCCCGCTACGTCATCAAGCACCTCGCCGAGCGCGTCGGCCGGGACGCCCAGAAGAAACTGTTCGAGCTCTTCCCCTACGGCTACGTCAAGCAGGCGTGCAAGATCGCCGGCATGAAGCGCCCGCGCGCGTGGAGCACGGGCTGA
- a CDS encoding NAD(P)/FAD-dependent oxidoreductase: protein MTHVVILGAGIAGVTAAYALKSKLGPHDEVTVVSDKPYFHFVPSNPWIAMGWRERADIAFPIGPYLEARGIKFIHSGVKRIQPDVIQVDLDNGDVLFYDTLLIATGVAGRADEVPGLAEHTHSVLHIEQAERALAAYREFVRRPGPIVIGAAPGASVLGPLYEYAFLVDADLKRRNIRERVPITLVTPEPWPGHLGLGRDGASRGAVTAALVDTKISVICNARTVSVDKDAIHIVELDAAGNEKRTHALPYAYSMYWPAFGGVAGVSSASGLVDARGLVVVDEYLRNPDFPNVFALGACVAQPAVQDTPVPVGAPDSVYSIQKASEIVVHNIVAQATDVPLASYVPQRAKWLSDMGNTGATYLSEPQVPLRDINWMRQGRWVHQAKVDFEKYFVNRIRLQPSGQAPSAASRIADVMGRVLSERRRDRTTPALAAPPGSGKPLEIRMPLDPCVELRALAKSVGEDANALAAELLAAAVADAKGYLNEAAVEAMALARRQLLVEALPERQPGVEFHGGGT from the coding sequence ATGACGCATGTTGTCATCCTGGGAGCCGGCATCGCTGGCGTCACTGCGGCCTACGCCCTGAAATCCAAGCTGGGGCCGCACGACGAAGTCACGGTCGTGTCGGACAAGCCCTACTTCCACTTCGTGCCGTCCAATCCCTGGATCGCCATGGGCTGGCGCGAGCGGGCCGACATCGCCTTCCCGATCGGCCCCTATCTCGAAGCGCGCGGTATCAAGTTCATCCACAGCGGCGTCAAGCGCATCCAGCCCGACGTCATCCAGGTCGATCTCGACAACGGCGACGTGCTCTTCTACGACACGCTGCTGATCGCCACCGGCGTCGCCGGCCGCGCCGACGAGGTTCCGGGGCTCGCCGAGCACACCCATTCGGTGCTGCACATCGAACAAGCGGAACGCGCGCTGGCGGCGTACCGCGAGTTCGTCCGCCGCCCCGGCCCGATCGTGATCGGCGCCGCACCGGGCGCAAGCGTGCTGGGGCCGCTCTACGAATACGCCTTCCTGGTCGATGCCGATCTCAAGCGCCGCAACATCCGCGAGCGCGTGCCGATCACCCTGGTCACGCCCGAGCCCTGGCCTGGCCACCTCGGCCTCGGGCGCGACGGCGCCAGCCGCGGCGCGGTCACCGCCGCGCTGGTCGACACCAAGATCAGCGTGATCTGCAACGCCAGGACCGTCAGCGTCGACAAGGACGCCATCCACATCGTCGAGCTCGACGCCGCCGGCAACGAAAAGCGGACCCATGCGCTTCCCTATGCCTATTCCATGTACTGGCCGGCCTTCGGCGGGGTCGCGGGCGTCAGTTCGGCGAGCGGCCTGGTCGATGCGCGCGGCCTGGTGGTGGTCGACGAGTACCTGCGCAACCCCGACTTTCCCAACGTGTTCGCGCTCGGGGCCTGCGTCGCCCAGCCCGCGGTGCAGGATACGCCGGTGCCGGTCGGGGCGCCCGATTCGGTCTACTCGATCCAGAAGGCCAGCGAAATCGTCGTGCACAACATCGTCGCGCAGGCCACCGATGTGCCGCTGGCAAGCTATGTGCCGCAGCGCGCCAAGTGGCTCAGCGACATGGGGAACACCGGCGCGACCTATCTGTCGGAGCCGCAGGTGCCGCTGCGCGACATCAACTGGATGCGCCAGGGCCGCTGGGTCCACCAGGCCAAGGTCGATTTCGAGAAGTATTTCGTCAACCGGATCCGCCTGCAGCCGTCCGGGCAGGCGCCGTCGGCCGCGTCGCGCATCGCCGACGTGATGGGCCGCGTCCTTTCCGAACGGCGGCGCGACCGGACCACGCCCGCGCTGGCGGCCCCGCCCGGCAGCGGCAAGCCGCTCGAGATCCGGATGCCGCTCGATCCCTGCGTCGAACTGCGGGCACTGGCGAAGTCGGTCGGCGAGGACGCCAACGCGCTGGCCGCCGAGCTGCTGGCCGCGGCGGTGGCCGACGCCAAGGGCTACCTCAACGAGGCGGCCGTCGAGGCGATGGCGCTCGCGCGGCGCCAGCTGCTGGTGGAAGCGCTGCCGGAGCGCCAGCCGGGGGTGGAATTCCACGGCGGCGGGACCTGA
- the narI gene encoding respiratory nitrate reductase subunit gamma: MSYSQTFLFGIYPYIALTIFLLGSLIRFDREQYTWKSDSSQMLRRGQLRLGSNLFHIGVLFLFFGHFFGMLTPHFVYAPFISAGAKQILAMASGGTAGALAFIGLSLLLHRRLTEPRIRATSKFSDILILVLLWLQLALGLATIPLSAQHLDGSMMLRLAEWAQRIVTFRGDAVELLVGAGWIFKTHLVLGMTIFLVFPFTRLVHVWSGFAATTYAARAWQVVRPRG, translated from the coding sequence ATGTCCTACTCGCAAACCTTCCTGTTCGGGATCTATCCCTACATCGCGCTGACCATCTTCCTGCTCGGCAGCCTGATCCGCTTCGACCGCGAGCAGTACACGTGGAAGAGCGACTCGTCGCAGATGCTCAGGCGCGGCCAGCTGCGGCTCGGCAGCAACCTGTTCCACATCGGGGTGCTGTTCCTGTTCTTCGGCCACTTCTTCGGCATGCTCACGCCGCACTTCGTCTACGCGCCCTTCATCAGCGCCGGCGCCAAGCAGATCCTCGCCATGGCGTCTGGCGGCACCGCGGGCGCGCTCGCCTTCATCGGCCTCTCGCTGCTGCTGCACCGCCGCCTAACCGAGCCGCGCATCCGCGCGACCTCGAAGTTCAGCGACATCCTCATCCTGGTCCTGCTGTGGCTGCAGCTTGCGCTCGGGCTCGCGACCATTCCGCTGTCGGCGCAGCACCTCGACGGCAGCATGATGCTGCGCCTGGCCGAGTGGGCGCAGCGCATCGTCACCTTCCGCGGCGATGCCGTCGAGCTGCTCGTCGGCGCGGGCTGGATCTTCAAGACCCATCTCGTCCTCGGCATGACGATCTTCCTCGTCTTCCCGTTCACGCGGCTGGTGCACGTCTGGAGCGGCTTCGCGGCCACGACCTACGCGGCACGCGCCTGGCAGGTCGTGCGGCCGCGGGGCTGA
- the narJ gene encoding nitrate reductase molybdenum cofactor assembly chaperone produces MKTFKVLSLLLMYPESDWLAALPELHAALVEEGGFNRDATARLAPLFDLLHEANLIELQENYVATFDRNPSHSLHLFEHIHGESRDRGSAMIDLLQEYWKHDFDASAAELPDYVPLFLEFLSLLPADEARALLGDAVHVLAALGRKLDANGSPYASVFQVLEALSPVAAQELAEPPVRDMDEAMEMFGPSADGVEPLLKPGLQVSVVQMPASRRQAAAPTTH; encoded by the coding sequence ATGAAGACCTTCAAAGTCCTGTCCCTGCTGCTGATGTACCCGGAGTCCGACTGGCTGGCGGCCCTGCCCGAGCTGCACGCCGCGCTGGTCGAAGAAGGCGGCTTCAACCGCGATGCGACCGCGCGCCTGGCTCCGCTGTTCGACCTTCTGCACGAGGCGAATCTGATCGAACTGCAGGAGAACTACGTCGCCACCTTCGATCGCAACCCCTCGCATTCGCTGCACCTGTTCGAGCACATCCACGGCGAGTCGCGCGACCGCGGCTCGGCCATGATCGACCTGCTGCAGGAATACTGGAAGCACGACTTCGACGCGAGCGCGGCGGAGCTGCCCGACTATGTGCCGCTGTTCCTCGAGTTCCTGTCGCTGCTTCCCGCCGACGAGGCGCGCGCGCTGCTCGGCGACGCCGTGCACGTGCTCGCCGCCCTCGGCCGCAAGCTCGACGCCAACGGCAGCCCCTACGCGTCGGTCTTCCAGGTCCTGGAAGCGCTGTCGCCGGTGGCCGCGCAGGAACTGGCCGAACCGCCGGTGCGCGACATGGACGAGGCGATGGAGATGTTCGGCCCGTCGGCAGACGGCGTCGAGCCGCTGCTCAAGCCGGGCCTGCAGGTATCGGTGGTGCAGATGCCGGCGTCGCGTCGGCAGGCCGCCGCGCCCACTACTCATTGA